GGCCGCTCTGATGTCGTCCGGGTCTGGTTCTTGCAGCGCTTTGCTGTTGAGCAGCTCCGTGATGGTTTCCAGCGTTTTGGGCGCTTTGCCTTTGTCGGTTCCTGCGTAGATGTTGAACGTAGTGAGTTCGTCGAGGAAGGAGAGCGACGAGTATGCCTGATAGACCAGCCCGCGCTTTTCGCGCAGTTCGAGATTGAGCAGGCAGCTCATGCCGCTGCCGAGCATGGCGTTGAGCACCATCAGGCTCCAGAAGCGGCTATCGTCTCGCGGGATGATGGTTCCGAGCAGGAGCTGTGACTGGTAGATGCGCTTTTTTGTGGTCACCGAGAAGGGTTTGTACTCCGAAATATCGAACTGCTTTCGCATCGATTCTTTAGTCGCCGGAGGCTCTTCCATGCTGCCGAAATGCGATTCGGCGAGCTGCGCAACTTCGTCATGGCCGATGTTGCCGACTGCCGTCACGAGCATCTTCGACGGTACGTAGTGGCGGTGCATGAAGGCGCGGAGCTTCTTGCGCGAGAAACGCTCGATGCTCTTTTCGGTGCCGAGAATCGGCGTGCCCAGCGGATGGCCGGGGAACGAGCGCAGGTCGAACTCCTCGAAAATCAGCTCTTCGGGCGTGTCGTTGACGCTGGCGATCTCTTCGAGCACCACCTCGCGCTCCTTTTCGATCTCCTCCTTCGGAAAGACCGGATCGCGCACCATGTCGGCCAGCAGGTCGAAAGCCAGCGGCAGGTGCTCGCGGAGGCATCGGACGCAGAGGCAGGTCTGCTCCTTGGTGGTCCAGGCGTCGATGTAGCCGCCTGCCTCCTCGATGCAGCGGGCGATGTCGATATAGTCCCGCTTGCGGGTGCCTTTGAAGATGGCGTGTTCGATGAAATGGGCAATTCCTTCGAGCCCTTCGGGATCTTCGCGCGAGCCGGCGTTGATCCAGATTCCCAGCGTGACGCTGTGCACGTAGGGCACCAGGTTGCTGACAATGCGCAGGCCGTTGGGCAGGGTTGCGCTTCGGATGTCACCTGAGGAAAGGCGCTGTTCAGCGTGCCGGTCAGAGCCAGGAGTTGCCGGTGAAAGACTTTTTCTCACGATTGCGGATGGATTTGAGTGCAATGTACGGTTTATTCGTTTTATTCTTCTTATTATTAAAAACAAATCGGCGCTGGGCCGCATCGCTTCACAGATGCCGGAGTTTTCAGAAGGGCGCCACTGCTCCATCGTTCATGTCAGCAATTCCGATACTCATTACCGGTGCAACGGGTTACATAGGTTCACGGCTTCTGCTTGATCTTATCGGCAGGTTCGGTGAAGGCGTGCGTTGCCGAGTTGCGGTCAGAGCGGGTTCGGACGCTTCGTTCCTCAAGGGCTTTCCGGTCGAGATCGTTCGCGCGGATGTGCACGATCCAATCGCCATTGGAGAAGCGGTCAAGGGGATGGAGGTGGTGTTTCACTGCGCTGGAATGATCGCTTTTACCAGCAACTTCCGCAACCGGTTGCATGATACCAACGTGCTTGGCACTCGCCATGTGGTCGATTCGTGCCTTGAACACGGCGTGAAGCGCATGGTGATGACCAGCTCGATTGCCGCTGTCGGTTCCGAGACCGTGGATGGCGTCGTTGTTGAATCCACCGAGCACTCCACGTTTACCGAATGGCAGCGCCACAACGTTTATATGGAGTCCAAGCACCTGGCCGAACTCGAATGCCGGCGCGGCCTGGCTGAAGGGCTCGACGTGGTGATGGTCAATCCCGGCGTGGTGATCGGCCGGAACCCGGAGCCGGGTATGCCCGTCAGTTCATCGAACGAAACCTTGCGCCTGATCTACGAGGGGCGCGTGCCGTTCTGTCCTGAAGGATCGACTGGCTTTGTTGACGTCAGGGATGCGGCAGACGCCCATATCGCAGCGTGGACGAAGGGGAAATCGGGCGAGCGCTACATCATTGTCGGTGAAAATCTCTCCTTCCGGGAGCTGTTCAGCCGCATCGCCGCTCTGCCTGGCAGCCGCACCGGCAAGCCGATGGTCGTCGGCAACTTGGCCGGAGCTGCAGCCGGAGCTGGCGGCGAGCTCTTTTCGATGCTGACCGGACGCCCTTCGTTCGTCAGCATCGAGAGCATTCGGCAGGCTTCGCGTTCCGCTCGGTTCAGCAACCTGCGCTCGATTCAGGAGCTTGGCATCAGCTACCGGCCGTTTGACGAAACCCTCAGGAGCGCCGTGGCGTTGTAATCCGAATAGCAAATTTTCAATTCACATACCCCTACTATTTTCATGGATAAAGAGAACTCAAAGCAGACAGCACAGCCGCCGGTGGTCGATCCGGCAAGGCTCAAGCAACTCAACCTGGCAATCGAAACGCTCGAAAAGCAGTTCGGCAAAGGTTCGATCATGCGCCTCGGCGATGATTCAGCCGTGATGCACGTCAAGGCGATTTCGACCGGCTCGATGGCGCTCGACTACGCGCTCGGCGTGGGCGGATTTCCTCGTGGCCGCGTGACCGAAATCTACGGCCCGGAGTCCTCCGGCAAGACCACGCTCGCCCTGCACGCCATCGCCGAAGCGCAGAAAGAGGGCGGTATTGCTGCGCTGGTCGATGCGGAGCACGCCTTCGATCCCACCTACGCCCGCAAGCTCGGCGTCGATATCAATTCGCTCTTGGTCAGCCAGCCCGAGTCGGGCGAGCAGGCGCTCTCCATCGTTGAAACGCTCGTGCGCAGCGGCGCGGTGGACATCGTCGTCGTTGACTCGGTGGCTGCGCTGGTGCCGCAGGCCGAACTCGAAGGCGAGATGGGTGACAGCGTGGTCGGCCTCCAGGCGCGGCTCATGAGCCAGGCGCTGCGCAAGCTCACCGGCGCGATCTCCAAATCGAGCAGCGTCTGCATCTTCATCAACCAGCTTCGTGACAAGATCGGCGTGATGTACGGTAGCCCCGAAACCACCACCGGCGGCAAGGCGCTGAAGTTTTACTCTTCGGTGCGTCTCGACATCCGCCGGATCGCGCAGATCAAGGATGGCGAAGAGGTTGTCGGCAACCGCACCAAGGTCAAGGTGGTGAAAAACAAGGTTGCACCGCCGTTCAAAATCGCCGAGTTCGACATTCTCTATGGCGAGGGTATCTCGGTGCTGGGCGAGCTGATCGATCTGGCCGTCGAGTTCGGCATCATCAAGAAAGCGGGCGCGTGGTTCAGCTATGGCAGCGAAAAGCTCGGTCAGGGGCGCGAGAACGTCAAGCGCCTGTTGAAGGAGGACGAGACCGTGCGCAACACCATCCGCCAGCAGGTTCGCGACACGCTGACCGGAACGCCAACCGAATAAGCCGGGCAGAACACCATGCGTATCGGACCGATCGACATCGACCGCCCCATCATCCTCGCGCCCATGGAGGATGTGACCGACCGTGCCTTCCGGCAACTCTGCAAGCGGCACGGGGCGGACATCGTCTATACCGAATTTGTCAGCGCGGAGGCGATCCGGCGCGGCGCGGAGAAGTCGATACGCAAGCTCAGAATGGATGCGCACGAGCGACCCGTGGCGGTGCAGATTTTCGGCAACACGGTCGAATCGATGGTCGAGGCGGCCTCGATTGCCGAGAGCTTCGAGCCGGACTGCCTCGACATCAACTTCGGCTGTCCGGTCAAAAAGGTGGCCGGACGAGGCGCGGGCGCGGCGCTGCTGAAAGAGCCGGAGAAGCTCTCCGCCATCGCCGCGGCGGTGGTTGGCGCCGTCTCGCTGCCGGTGACTGCCAAGACGCGCATCGGCTGGGATCACGACTCGATCAACATCACCGACACCGTGCGGCGGCTCGAAGACGCGGGCATCCAGGCGGTCGCGGTGCACGGTCGCACGCGCAGCGATATGTACAAAGGCCGCGCAGACTGGGGGCGCATCGCCGAAGCCAAGCGAGCCTGCTCGATTCCGGTGATCGCCAACGGCGACGTCTGGAGCGCCGATGACGCCGTGGCGATGTTCGCTGAAACCGGCGCGGACGGCATCATGATCGGACGCGGCTCGATCGGCAACCCGTTCATTTTCGCGCAGGCTAAAAGCCTCGTCAAGACGGGCGAGCGCCTGCCGCTTCCGTCGTATCGCGACCGGATCGACGCCGCGAGGGAGCACCTGCGCCTGTCGCTGGAGTACAAGGGCGAAAAGCATGGCGTGCTGGAGATGCGCCGCCACTACTCGACCTACCTCAAGGGGTTGCCTGGCGTGTCGAAAGTTCGTAACCTGTTGGTGCGCGAACCCGACCCGGCGGTGATCGTCGAACTGCTCCGGGAGTTCGAGGCAGCGTGCGAAGCGCTCGACCGCGAGGGGCTTCTCAAAGAGGGTGGTGAATTTTTGAACGACCACTCGCCCAAACTGATTCTGAATTACTAAACCTATCATTTATCTGATTTTATGAGCAGTGATGCAGGCTATCGAGTAGCCGTTCTCGGCGCAACAGGACTTGTCGGCAGAACCATGATCAAGGTGCTCGAAGAGCGCGATTTTCCCGTCAGCGAGCTGGTGCCGCTGGCATCTCCCCGAAGCCGCGGCGAAGTGGTGACCTTCAAGGGGCGCGAGTTCGTCACCGAAGTGCCGTCGCCGGAAATTTTCGAAGGTGTCGACATCGCCCTCTTCTCCGCCGGTGGCTCGGCCAGTCTGGAGTGGGCTCCTGTGGCCGCGCAGGCGGGCGCGATCGTGATCGACAACTCCTCGGCCTTCCGCATGGAGGAGGGGGTGCCACTCGTCGTCCCGGAGGTCAATGCCGAATCGATCTTCGACCGCGAAGGCAAGGCGGCCCCGATCATCGCCAATCCCAACTGCTCGACCATCCAGATGGTGGTGGCGCTCAAGCCGCTCTACGACGCCTACGGCATCAGTCGCATTGTGGTTTCGACCTACCAGTCGGTGACCGGTAAGGGCAAAGCGGGACGCGACGCGCTCGAAAGCGAGCTGGCGGGCAACATCCCCGAAGATCCGGAAACCTTTACCCACTTCCACCAGATCGCCTTCAACGCCGTGCCGCAGATCGACGCTTTCACGGAGAACGGCTACACCAAGGAGGAGATGAAGATGGTCAACGAGACCCGCAAGATCTTCGACGATCAGGAGATTCAGGTCTCTCCGACCACTGTGCGCATTCCGGTCTACGGAGGCCACGGCGAGTCGGTGAACGTCGAGCTGAAGCGCGACTACGACATCAAGATGGTGCGCGCGCTGCTGGCCGGCTCACCGGGCATCGTCATGCAGGACGACCCTTCCGCTCGAATCTATCCGATGCCGATGACCTCCTACGAGCGCGACGAGGTGTTCGTTGGCCGCCTGCGCCCAGACTACTGGCATCCGCGCACGCTCAACCTCTGGGTTGTGGCCGACAACCTCCGCAAAGGCGCGGCCACCAACGCCGTGCAGATCGCCGAGTTGCTGGTGGGGAATCTGTGAGGATGATTGAAATGATCCCGGTCGGCTGATTCAGGAACGGGAATGGTATTTACGATTTGTAGGGGCAGACCTGTGTGTCTGCCCTTTTTTATTTGGCGGGAAAGGACGAAAAGGACGGCAAGGTCGTTGGGCGGGGCTGTCAAATTACGGAAATGTTCAGCGCCAGAATGGCCGTCGAGGTATGTGCTCATCGCCGAAGAGTTCGAGCGAGGAAAGAGGTGCGATTTACTTGTATTCATAAGTATCTCGCCGAACAGTCGTTCAGGGAATGCCTGTCACATTAGGGCGAACACGCAGGTTCGCCCCTACAGGAAGAAATTGGAAGGGCGCAGGGGGCAATCCTCACCCAATCCCGTCGTTCAGTGCCATGATGGCTGTGCTGACGGCGCGGATAGTGGCGGTTGGTGATTTGCTTTTGTTGGCTCTTTTTTCTGAAGAGACCCATCTGGATAGCTCCAGTGGCTCAAGTGAGTGAGAGGTCTCCCGGCTGATGCGTTCAATCGTTTTGGGGTTGACTTCGGAGCCTGTAACCAAAACAGTCCGCTCTCCGATCGGTGAGCCGGTCAGCTCCGTTATGGCGAAGTAGTTCCGCTCACTTTCATCTTTGACCGGCCAGTACCTGAAGTAGTCGATCTTTCCGTCAACCGACCGGGAAAGTGCGGCATAGCGTTTTTCCAGTTCCAGCACCGTCTGGGTCTTGCCGGTTCCTGCCGACAATCGGGCAAGCGGCTCGATATGCACGCCGCACGTGCTCACCTCGAAATGTCGTTCCAGCTCTTGCTCGATAAAGCGGGCTGGAGCGGACGGGTAGAACAACAGCATCCGGCGCGTCAGCTTATCGTCTTGTCCCGCGGCGGGCTCAAGCTTCATGTCGTGCCAGCGCCACGATTCGAGATTGTTGAGAAAGTAACCCGCTTCGATTCTGCACAGCTCGTCGCAGCTGCCGGAAGCGATCTGTTCGGGAAACCATGCCGGAAGGGTGCGGATTTCCGCGGGTGAGAAAGAGAGCGCCACCGGCTCGTCGCGCCACTCCCTGAGCAACGAAACCAGCTTTTTGGCGAGCCTCATGCCTTTCGGGCCGCCAAGCTCATCCAGGCCGCCGTCGATGGTGCGGCACATGGTCATGGTGTATGAGCCGGCACTGGTTGATTTGACTCGGGCTATGGTGGTGCTGCCGGTGTCGAAGGCACAGGCGATCTGGCTTCTGCTCATCAGTCGAGGGTAAGATGCTGTTTGAGGCGTTCGAGTTTCTTTTTCCCGATCCCCTTCACTTCCAGAAAATCGTTAAAATGTTCGACTTTTCCCCCTTTTCGCTGACGGAACTCGACGAGCCGCTTGGCCATGACCGGGCCGATGCCGGAAATTCGTTGAAGCTGTGCGCTGGAAGCCGTGTTGAAGGCGATTGTGCCGGTCAGCTTTTTCTTGGACGCAGGTTTTGTCGATGCTATTGCGTCAGTCTGTTCTGGCCTTTCATTTTCAGTTGTGATGGGCAGGTTTTCAGCTACCAATCGAGCATCGCTTATTCCGCCCGACCTTTTTTCCTGCAAAGCCAGGGCGAGAAGGCTATCGACATCGGCTTCCGAAAAGCTGGCGGCTTCGGCTTGCTTGATTGCCTTGTCGGTATCCTGCATCGCGCCGCTGTATTTCATCGTGCCTCCGAGCAGCAGGAAGAAACTGAGGAGCGTAACGGCAGTCATTTCCGATTTGGTGATGCCGAGTTTGACGGCAAGATTGTTCAGAAAATTCATAGGGGTGAATTTCTGTTGCGTTGTGGAGATGGTCAGACGAACACGCGCTTGACCCGTTTTGAGACCGCGCAGAGCAGCTCGTAGCTGATGGTTCCGGCAGCGATGGCCTGCTCTCCGGCTGATGGGCCGTCCCAGCCGAACAGCACGGCGGTATCGCCGACCTTGACCGAGCGGTTTTGGCCGAGATCGACCATCGTCTGATCCATCGTGACTGTGCCGACCTGGTGGTAACGGTTGCCGCCGATGGAGACCGTCGCCTTGTTTGAAAGCGTGCGGTGCACGCCGTCGGCGTAACCGGCCGAGAGCGTGGCGATGTTCGTGCTTGTGGGCGCGCTCCAGGTGCGGCTGTAGCTGATCGACGTTCCTGCCGTCACCTTCTTGACGAACATCACCTTGCACTGGAACTGCATCACCGGTTTCACCGGTACGTTCGTCGGTTCGGCGTCCATCGGGTGGCAGCCGTAGAGCAAAATGCCGGGTCGCACCATGTCGAGCCGCGCGCTGGGCGTGGAGACGATGGCGCCACTGTTGGCCGCGTGTTTGAGCACGGTTCTGCCCGTGCGCTGTTCGTATCCACCGGTTACATCGAGGAACTGTTCGAGCTGGCGGGCGGTGAAACCACCGGCCTTGTGGCCTTCGGCGAAGTGGGTGTAGATGCCGACGAGGTCGAGGTTCGGGCAGCGGTCGATCAGCTCCAGCAGGCTGTGCGCTTCTTCGGGCGTAACGCCGAGTCGGCCCATGCCGGTATCGATTTTCGCCTGTACTCGCAGCCGTCGGCCGCTCGCAGCAGCTTTGGCTTCAGCGGTCCGAACGGTTTCGTGGTCGCAGACGGTCATCTCGACATCGTGCTCAAGGTAGTGCTCGATGTGCCCGGCAAGCGGCGAGGCGAACGCCAGAATGCGCGACTCCGGCTGCATCCGGTGGCTTTGCTTCAGCTCGATCGCTTCGTGGATATTGGCCACACCGAACTCCCTGATTCCCTCTTCTTCGAGCGTCGCGGTGACTTGAGCTGCACCGTGCCCGTAGGCGTCAGCCTTGACGATGCCCATGATGCGGCAACGCGAGCCGCTGATGGCTTGGATGCAGGCCAGGTTGTGCCGGAGATTTCCGAGCGAGATGAGTGCTTCGGAAAGGTTGGGGGCAGCCGGGTCAGCGGTGCTGGAATTTTGTCGGGAATCGGCGCTCAAGGCGGTGATGCGGATGCGGTTTATTTGATCTGGATATGCTGTAAAAAACGTTTTTTACGCCTGATTGTCAAAACCGTATCGATCAGGTCCTTGACACTTTTTAGCGGCACCGTTGTTTATGTATATTAAAAATCAGAACAACACCGACTCACATCAATCTTCGCCATGACCAACGATATTTTCGACATTTCGGGCAACACTCCGCTGGTTCCCATGAAACAGCTTACCCGCCAGAAAAAAGCGCGCTTCATGGCGAAGCTTGAATACATGAATCCCTGCATGTCGCACTATTGCCGGG
This portion of the Chlorobaculum parvum NCIB 8327 genome encodes:
- a CDS encoding M16 family metallopeptidase, with protein sequence MHSNPSAIVRKSLSPATPGSDRHAEQRLSSGDIRSATLPNGLRIVSNLVPYVHSVTLGIWINAGSREDPEGLEGIAHFIEHAIFKGTRKRDYIDIARCIEEAGGYIDAWTTKEQTCLCVRCLREHLPLAFDLLADMVRDPVFPKEEIEKEREVVLEEIASVNDTPEELIFEEFDLRSFPGHPLGTPILGTEKSIERFSRKKLRAFMHRHYVPSKMLVTAVGNIGHDEVAQLAESHFGSMEEPPATKESMRKQFDISEYKPFSVTTKKRIYQSQLLLGTIIPRDDSRFWSLMVLNAMLGSGMSCLLNLELREKRGLVYQAYSSLSFLDELTTFNIYAGTDKGKAPKTLETITELLNSKALQEPDPDDIRAAKSKMLGSLIMGMEKMTRRMSRIAQDVFYYGRYQSPAEKAALIEAVSEADVAEAAALLSRPEQLSTLIYKASR
- a CDS encoding SDR family oxidoreductase; this translates as MSAIPILITGATGYIGSRLLLDLIGRFGEGVRCRVAVRAGSDASFLKGFPVEIVRADVHDPIAIGEAVKGMEVVFHCAGMIAFTSNFRNRLHDTNVLGTRHVVDSCLEHGVKRMVMTSSIAAVGSETVDGVVVESTEHSTFTEWQRHNVYMESKHLAELECRRGLAEGLDVVMVNPGVVIGRNPEPGMPVSSSNETLRLIYEGRVPFCPEGSTGFVDVRDAADAHIAAWTKGKSGERYIIVGENLSFRELFSRIAALPGSRTGKPMVVGNLAGAAAGAGGELFSMLTGRPSFVSIESIRQASRSARFSNLRSIQELGISYRPFDETLRSAVAL
- the recA gene encoding recombinase RecA — translated: MDKENSKQTAQPPVVDPARLKQLNLAIETLEKQFGKGSIMRLGDDSAVMHVKAISTGSMALDYALGVGGFPRGRVTEIYGPESSGKTTLALHAIAEAQKEGGIAALVDAEHAFDPTYARKLGVDINSLLVSQPESGEQALSIVETLVRSGAVDIVVVDSVAALVPQAELEGEMGDSVVGLQARLMSQALRKLTGAISKSSSVCIFINQLRDKIGVMYGSPETTTGGKALKFYSSVRLDIRRIAQIKDGEEVVGNRTKVKVVKNKVAPPFKIAEFDILYGEGISVLGELIDLAVEFGIIKKAGAWFSYGSEKLGQGRENVKRLLKEDETVRNTIRQQVRDTLTGTPTE
- the dusB gene encoding tRNA dihydrouridine synthase DusB produces the protein MRIGPIDIDRPIILAPMEDVTDRAFRQLCKRHGADIVYTEFVSAEAIRRGAEKSIRKLRMDAHERPVAVQIFGNTVESMVEAASIAESFEPDCLDINFGCPVKKVAGRGAGAALLKEPEKLSAIAAAVVGAVSLPVTAKTRIGWDHDSINITDTVRRLEDAGIQAVAVHGRTRSDMYKGRADWGRIAEAKRACSIPVIANGDVWSADDAVAMFAETGADGIMIGRGSIGNPFIFAQAKSLVKTGERLPLPSYRDRIDAAREHLRLSLEYKGEKHGVLEMRRHYSTYLKGLPGVSKVRNLLVREPDPAVIVELLREFEAACEALDREGLLKEGGEFLNDHSPKLILNY
- a CDS encoding aspartate-semialdehyde dehydrogenase, with protein sequence MSSDAGYRVAVLGATGLVGRTMIKVLEERDFPVSELVPLASPRSRGEVVTFKGREFVTEVPSPEIFEGVDIALFSAGGSASLEWAPVAAQAGAIVIDNSSAFRMEEGVPLVVPEVNAESIFDREGKAAPIIANPNCSTIQMVVALKPLYDAYGISRIVVSTYQSVTGKGKAGRDALESELAGNIPEDPETFTHFHQIAFNAVPQIDAFTENGYTKEEMKMVNETRKIFDDQEIQVSPTTVRIPVYGGHGESVNVELKRDYDIKMVRALLAGSPGIVMQDDPSARIYPMPMTSYERDEVFVGRLRPDYWHPRTLNLWVVADNLRKGAATNAVQIAELLVGNL
- a CDS encoding ComEA family DNA-binding protein translates to MNFLNNLAVKLGITKSEMTAVTLLSFFLLLGGTMKYSGAMQDTDKAIKQAEAASFSEADVDSLLALALQEKRSGGISDARLVAENLPITTENERPEQTDAIASTKPASKKKLTGTIAFNTASSAQLQRISGIGPVMAKRLVEFRQRKGGKVEHFNDFLEVKGIGKKKLERLKQHLTLD
- the alr gene encoding alanine racemase; amino-acid sequence: MSADSRQNSSTADPAAPNLSEALISLGNLRHNLACIQAISGSRCRIMGIVKADAYGHGAAQVTATLEEEGIREFGVANIHEAIELKQSHRMQPESRILAFASPLAGHIEHYLEHDVEMTVCDHETVRTAEAKAAASGRRLRVQAKIDTGMGRLGVTPEEAHSLLELIDRCPNLDLVGIYTHFAEGHKAGGFTARQLEQFLDVTGGYEQRTGRTVLKHAANSGAIVSTPSARLDMVRPGILLYGCHPMDAEPTNVPVKPVMQFQCKVMFVKKVTAGTSISYSRTWSAPTSTNIATLSAGYADGVHRTLSNKATVSIGGNRYHQVGTVTMDQTMVDLGQNRSVKVGDTAVLFGWDGPSAGEQAIAAGTISYELLCAVSKRVKRVFV